In a genomic window of Dyadobacter fermentans DSM 18053:
- a CDS encoding (Fe-S)-binding protein — MSDTAYRVPTMAEMTANNETPEVLFWVGCAGAFDDRYKKVTVAFVKILNSAGVKFAVLGTEESCTGDPARRAGNEFTFQMLAMSNIQVLDMYNVKKIVTACPHCFNTLKNEYPALGGNYEVLHHSEYLQQLIDAGRVRLEGGEAFKGKKITFHDSCYLGRANNVYEAPRQVLEALDADLVEMKRCRTKGLCCGAGGGQMFKEPEPGKKDVNIERIEEALQTGADTIAVACPFCMVMMTDGVKNKEKEQSVKVYDLAELIAQAKGL, encoded by the coding sequence ATGAGCGATACCGCATACCGCGTGCCCACAATGGCCGAGATGACGGCGAATAACGAAACGCCGGAAGTGTTGTTCTGGGTGGGTTGCGCCGGGGCATTCGACGACCGCTATAAGAAGGTTACCGTAGCATTCGTGAAGATTTTGAACAGCGCAGGCGTGAAGTTCGCCGTGCTCGGGACGGAAGAAAGCTGCACGGGCGACCCGGCACGAAGGGCAGGAAATGAGTTCACGTTCCAGATGCTGGCTATGTCCAATATTCAGGTGCTGGATATGTACAATGTCAAGAAAATAGTTACCGCATGCCCGCATTGTTTTAACACGCTTAAAAACGAGTATCCTGCATTGGGCGGCAATTACGAGGTTTTGCACCATTCGGAATACCTGCAACAGCTGATAGACGCGGGCCGCGTGCGCCTGGAAGGCGGTGAGGCGTTCAAAGGGAAAAAAATCACGTTCCACGATTCGTGTTACCTCGGCCGCGCCAACAATGTGTATGAAGCCCCGCGGCAGGTTTTGGAAGCGCTCGATGCCGATCTGGTCGAGATGAAGCGCTGCCGGACGAAGGGCCTGTGCTGCGGCGCAGGAGGCGGACAGATGTTCAAAGAACCCGAACCAGGGAAAAAGGACGTGAATATCGAGCGGATCGAGGAAGCATTGCAGACCGGCGCCGATACGATCGCCGTCGCTTGTCCGTTTTGTATGGTAATGATGACCGACGGGGTTAAAAACAAGGAAAAAGAGCAGTCCGTAAAAGTGTACGATCTGGCCGAGCTCATCGCGCAGGCCAAAGGTTTGTAA
- a CDS encoding (Fe-S)-binding protein codes for MAILQQVIFIAALGAVAWLIYQRVGIIGKTIRLGKDEDRTDQPSKRLSIMMRVAFGQKKMFDRPLIGVLHFAVYAGFILINVEILEIVLDGIFGTHRLFAGALGGFYGVLIGFFEFLALSVLIACALFLVRRSVLKVERFQPARHREMNGWPQLDGKLILVFEIVLMIAILTMNAADSALQDLGSAHYPQTGDFLISQFIKPLFTGWSEPALIAYERTAWWIHILGIFAFAVYLTYSKHLHIVLAFPNTYFSRLEPKGEMKNMPEITSEVKMMLGLETQAGDAVVPERFGAKDVPDLSWKNLMDAYSCTECGRCTAACPANMTGKKLSPRKIMMDTRDRLEDIGRNMLANKGEFVPDNKSLLGDYILEEEILACTTCNACVQECPVLINPLDIILQLRRHKVMDEAQAPGSWNMMFQNLDTNQAPWKFSPSDRFNWAAGLESKSIDS; via the coding sequence CTTACAGCAAGTCATCTTTATAGCCGCCCTCGGAGCGGTGGCCTGGCTGATTTACCAGCGGGTTGGCATTATCGGCAAGACCATCCGGCTTGGGAAGGACGAAGACCGCACTGATCAGCCTTCCAAGCGGCTTTCGATCATGATGCGCGTCGCGTTCGGGCAGAAGAAGATGTTCGACAGGCCGCTTATTGGTGTGCTGCATTTTGCCGTTTATGCCGGATTTATCCTCATTAATGTCGAAATCCTGGAAATTGTTCTGGACGGAATCTTTGGCACACACCGGCTTTTTGCGGGCGCGTTGGGTGGCTTTTATGGCGTGCTCATTGGTTTCTTCGAGTTTCTCGCGTTGAGTGTCCTTATTGCCTGCGCCTTATTCCTTGTCCGTCGCAGTGTCCTGAAAGTGGAGCGTTTTCAGCCGGCGAGGCATCGTGAAATGAATGGCTGGCCGCAGCTCGATGGCAAGCTGATCCTGGTTTTTGAAATTGTGCTGATGATCGCCATTCTGACGATGAATGCTGCCGACAGCGCATTGCAGGACCTCGGCAGTGCCCATTATCCGCAAACCGGCGATTTTCTGATCAGCCAATTTATCAAGCCGCTTTTTACAGGTTGGAGCGAGCCAGCGCTCATTGCCTATGAGCGAACGGCTTGGTGGATCCACATTCTCGGCATTTTCGCATTCGCCGTCTATCTCACCTACTCGAAGCATTTGCACATTGTCCTAGCGTTTCCAAACACGTATTTCTCGCGGTTGGAGCCCAAAGGTGAGATGAAGAATATGCCCGAGATTACCTCTGAGGTAAAAATGATGCTCGGACTTGAAACCCAGGCTGGCGATGCCGTGGTTCCCGAGCGCTTCGGGGCCAAAGATGTGCCCGATTTGAGCTGGAAAAACCTCATGGACGCCTATTCCTGCACCGAATGCGGGCGCTGCACGGCAGCCTGCCCGGCCAACATGACCGGCAAAAAGCTCTCGCCCCGCAAGATTATGATGGATACGCGCGATCGCCTCGAAGACATCGGTCGCAATATGCTGGCCAACAAGGGCGAGTTTGTGCCCGATAACAAAAGTCTGCTGGGCGATTATATCCTCGAAGAAGAAATCCTCGCCTGCACCACGTGCAATGCCTGCGTGCAGGAATGCCCCGTGCTCATCAATCCGCTCGACATTATCCTCCAATTGCGCAGGCACAAGGTCATGGACGAGGCGCAGGCGCCCGGCTCGTGGAACATGATGTTTCAGAACCTCGATACCAATCAGGCACCCTGGAAGTTCTCGCCCAGCGACCGTTTCAACTGGGCCGCGGGATTGGAAAGTAAATCAATAGATTCATAA